The genomic window AAGCAAGAGCTTAAAAACATGCTGGTAGATTCTAAATTTGGTGCTGCAAGCTCTAAGGTTGTCATCGAGGAGTTTTTAGATGGCATTGAATTAAGTTGTTTTGTTTTAACCGATGGAAAACATTACAAACTACTACCTACCGCCAAAGATTACAAGCGAATAGGAGAGGGCGATACAGGCTTAAATACAGGAGGTATGGGCGCCATTTCCCCCGTTCCTTTTGCCGATGAGGTGTTGTTAAAAAAGATAGAAGACAGAATCGTGAAACCAACGGTTGACGGCCTTCTAAAAGATCAATTGCCGTATAAAGGATTTATTTTTATTGGGCTTATTATGGTGGACTCAGAACCCATTGTGATCGAGTATAACGTTCGAATGGGCGATCCAGAAACCGAAGCTGTTTTACCAAGACTAAAAACAGACCTAGTTGAGATATTCCAAGCCATCGACAAACAATGTTTGAATGAAGTTGATATTGAAATAGACCCTCAAACCGCAGTAACAGTCATGTTAGTTTCGGGGGGGTATCCAGAAGCCTACGAAAAAGGAAAGGAAATCACAGGTCTAGACAAAGTTGAAAACTCGATTGTATTCCATGCGGGAGCAAATAATAAAGATGGAAAAATTGTAACTTCAGGAGGGCGCGTGATGGCTGTCACATCTTTTGGAGCGGATTTTAAATCGGCTTTAAACACCTCTTATAAATCAATAGAACACATCAAATTTGACGGCATGAACTATCGAAAAGATATTGGATTCGATCTATAGATAAGAATGGGAAGAGATACTTTTATCTTCTTCATTATTGTCACTAAAAGACTTCAATTGTAACATCCAATACACAAAGGCAACCAATCCAATACTCATAAATATCCAAGACATAATGTTGGCGCCAAACCAGTTTTCTACCTCAAGGAC from Formosa sp. Hel1_33_131 includes these protein-coding regions:
- the purD gene encoding phosphoribosylamine--glycine ligase, whose product is MNILILGSGGREHTFAWKVSQSPLCNALFVAPGNSGTASLATNLDVSVTDFEGIKKQVLAHAISMVVVGPEDPLVNGIYDFFMDDTELQHVAVIGPQKAAAQLEGSKEFAKEFLYRHNIPTAAYESFTKDNLEAGYAFLETLKPPYVLKADGLAAGKGVLILSDINEAKQELKNMLVDSKFGAASSKVVIEEFLDGIELSCFVLTDGKHYKLLPTAKDYKRIGEGDTGLNTGGMGAISPVPFADEVLLKKIEDRIVKPTVDGLLKDQLPYKGFIFIGLIMVDSEPIVIEYNVRMGDPETEAVLPRLKTDLVEIFQAIDKQCLNEVDIEIDPQTAVTVMLVSGGYPEAYEKGKEITGLDKVENSIVFHAGANNKDGKIVTSGGRVMAVTSFGADFKSALNTSYKSIEHIKFDGMNYRKDIGFDL
- a CDS encoding DUF6341 family protein, which produces MKDFFNAIQDLFETVLLAPFDALRVLEVENWFGANIMSWIFMSIGLVAFVYWMLQLKSFSDNNEEDKSISSHSYL